Sequence from the Deltaproteobacteria bacterium IMCC39524 genome:
TGACTCGATTTTTGAAGTCCTGACCGAAGAACTGCAAGAGGGGCGTGATCACTTCTATGGTCGGGTTTCTCCTGACCTGGACGATCGAGCTCATCTTTATGATCGGGCAATCGTCGATGTCATGATTAAGCAGGCCGGCAAGATCGAAAGTTCGATCTGGTAGATTGCATGCCTGAACCCCGCTGCTTTCAGGTCAGCCCCGATGATGTTTCGGTGCGCCTGGATCGTTTCCTGGATGACAACCTGCCGGAGGTTACCCGCTCGCAGATCAAGCGTCTTATCGATGAGGGTGCTGTCACTCTGGATGGGGCCACGAGTAAGGCAGGCATCAAGTTGCGGGGGGGCGAAGAGATTCGCGTGGTTTTGCCTGAACCTGTTGCGACAGCAGCTCAGGCCGAAGCTATTCCATTGGCGGTTCTTTACGAGGACTCCGCCCTGATCGTTGTTAATAAACCGGCTCATTTTGTGGTGCACCCGGCACCGGGCCACCAGAGCGGCACGTTGGTCAATGCTTTGCTGCATCACTGCCAGGATCTCTCTGGTGTTGGTGGGGAGTTGCGGCCCGGCATCGTTCATCGTCTCGACAAGGACACCTCCGGTGTGATGGTCGCCACCAAGGATGACCAAACCCACCAACATCTGGCCAGCCAGTTCAAAGACCATACGATTCAACGGCGCTATCGGGCCTTGGTCCATGGTGTGGTGGCAGCAAATAAGGGCAGTATTGACCAGGCGATTGGCAGGCATCCGGTGCATCGTAAGAAGATGTCTACCGATGCCCGTATCAGTCGTACTGCTGTGACGCACTGGAAAGTTTTGCGTCGCTATGAGGAGGATCGCCTGACACTTGTCGATCTGCTGCTGGAGACGGGCCGAACCCACCAGATTCGGGTCCACCTGACCGGGATGGGCTCTCCGGTTGTCGGCGACCCCCTCTACGGCGGAGCCAGTCGCGCCAAGTCAATCAGCGACACTGTGCTACGGAAAATGATCGTCCATCTGGAACGGCAGTTCTTGCACGCCTGGCAACTTGGCTTTGCTCACCCTGATGGCAGGGCCATGCTGTTCCAGGCCGCTTTACCGAAAGAGTTGCAGGAGATCCTCAGCTACCTTGAGGAAAAATATCACTACGAACCTGCCGCACTTGCGATCGAAGCATGTGCGGGTCCGGTTGAAACGGCTTATTGATGAATACTGTTAAGCAAGGCAAAATTCACTATCTGCAGCCTGATTGGGTAGGTCAGAACCGCTTGGTCGCAGGCTTTACCACGCGTAACGGCGGCTGTAGCCGGCCCCCTTTTAATTCCCTCAACCTTGGCTTCAATTCCGGTGACCAGATGTCACAGGTAGAAGCAAATCGTGCCGCAGTGGCCAGAGCCTTTGACCTGGAGCCGCATCTTTTGCTGACGGTTAACCAGGTTCACGGCACCGAGATTCTGGTTATTGACGAGTCGAACCTGGAAGTCTCTCATTTCCAGCGCGTCGCAAGCGATGCCATTATTACCAATCAGCGTAATATTCTCATTGGTATTCTTGTGGCTGACTGTTTTCCGGTTATTCTATACGATCAGAAAAAACAGGTAGCCGCGGTGGTTCACCTCGGTTGGCGTGGCACGTCCGCCGGCTTGTTGGGCCGCACCGTAAAGGCCATGCAGGAGATCTTTGGTTGTCTGGCGACGGACCTTTGTGCTGCTATCGGCCCGGGCATTGCGGCCCACAGGTATGAAGTTGATCGTCCTGTGCGTGATGCTTTTCGACAAGGGGTTGGTCAGTGGCAGAGGATCGTCAAGGAAGTTACTCTCGGCCATTGGCAGCTTGATCTGCAGAAAAGCGTTATGTTGCAACTCGATGAAGCAGGAATTAGCCGGTCGGTGATTGATACGGTTGCGGAATGCACCTGCTGTCACAAGGAAACGTTTTTCTCCTACCGGCGTGACGAAGGACGAACCGGCCGTCAAATGGGTTTTGCCTTGTTACGTTAACATCTTTTGAAAGGAAGTCGCTTCATGGATAACCCCCACATCCTTATCATCGAAGATGATTCCAGCGTCTGTGAGCTTCTTTTCGCCTGTCTGAGCAAGGCAGGATATCGTGTCTCCATTGCCCAGAGCGGCGAGGCAGGCCTGTCGCAAATCGAAGAAGATCCTCCTGAAGCTATTGTTCTTGATCTCAACCTGCCCGGTATGAACGGGTTGGATGTGTGTCGCGCAATGCGCCGCGATCCATGGATGAGTAGAATCCCTGTCCTGATGTTAACCGGTCAGGCCGAAGAGGATGATGTTGTCGCTGGCTTGGAAGTCGGCGCCGATGACTACATGACCAAGCCGTTTTCGCCGAAGCTTCTGACTGCGCGGGTTAAGTCCTTGTTGCGTCGTCGCAGTAGCAAGCCAATCCCTGCAGATGGTACGGTCTCCGCTGAAAACTCACCGGAATCTTTGATGGTGAAAACGCTGGGCCGGTGTGAGTTGCGTGTCGGTAACCGGAGTTTGTCATGGACCGACGAATTCAGCCCAGCCCAACGTCAGCTGATGGCCATGTTGGTTGGATCCTCTAGCGGCAAGATCTCTCAGGAAGAGGTTCAGGTCTCGCTTTGGCCGGACAGCACGTCCACGCGAGCTCGTTCGAGCTTCGATTCCCTGCTGTCAAGAGTGCGTCGCACTCTTGATCAGACTTTGGCGCCTTTTGACAGCAAGAAGTATCTGGTCGTCAAACGCAGCTATCTCTGCCTTGAACATTCACTCATAGACGCGCACGAATTTCGCCGCTTGATACGCAAGGCCAACCTGCAAATCTCTGCAGGTGAATGGTGGCCGGCTGAAATCACCTTTTCGTCGGCGTTCAGCCTCTGGAGAGGAACTTTTGTGCCGGGAGATTTCGGCAGTGATGCGGCCATAATTTTTCAGGATGAACTGGAGCAACTCTATCTCGACAGCAGTCAGACTTTTGCTCGTTTGTTGGCACAGAATGAACGCTACGAGGAAGCTGCGAAACTATTGCGAGACGCCTTGCGCTATGAACCGACCAATGATGGCGTTGTTCGACTGCTTTATTCGCTCTGCCTTGCCCAGGACAGCCCGGGGAAGGCCAACCAGGTCATCAAACAATACAGCGAAGCCCTGGTCCGTGAGAATTTCCCGGCCCATGACATAGAGGATGCGCTATTGGATTTTCCCAAGGAGAAGCCTGCCCAGGGTTGGCTGAATCACAGTTAAAAAATTAAAAAACAGCCAAACAGGCATTTTTTTCTTTGTCAACACCCGGATGTGAGAGATTTGTGAGAAGCCATGTGTATACTGCAGACAATCTTTCGAATTTTTGTTTGAGTTTGCAGGCTATAAAGAGTGTTACAAAACGAAGAGTTTTAATTTGATTTATTAGGGGGGCCCCCATCCATCGGATGGGGGCCATTTTTTTATTGAATATCATTCAAAAAGTGAGCTCTGCTGGTTGTGAGAAACTTGTGAGTGGTAGTGTGCTACAAGTTGAATCAGAATTAATCTTCTACCTCCGAAACAAAGAAAAGAGCCCGGGTCTTCGACCCGGGCTCTTTTCTTGTTTGAACAAGCAACCGGGCTGTTTATCGATCAGGTTCCGTTGTAAAACCTGTCCAACTTTCAATAACCTGCTTCAGGGTGTCCCGGTAACGCTTTCCACCAACAACAAAGCCATCGTTGTGGCCGGCCTCAGGAATCCAGAGGAGCTGTTTCTCTTGCGGCGCCCTTGCGTAAAGTTCTTCGGCCATGCTGGGTGGGCAGATGCTGTCGTTCTTGCCGTGGATGAGCAGTAGTGGCGCTTCAAGATCTGCAATCTTTGCCAAATTGTTGTACTTTGCGCCGATCAGCCAGCCGAGCAAGCTGCTGAGCAACGGGTAGTGGTGGCGACCCATCGCCTCTATCGAGGTAAAGGGGGACTCCATGATCAGTCCGGCCGGAGTTCTGTGCAGGCTGCCTTCAAGGCTGACTGCAGCGCCGAGTGAGCGGCCAAAGAGGATGACGCGCTCAGCAGGCCAGCCGCGCTCGTTGAGAAAGTTCATGGCGCCGGCAAGGTCACTGTAGGTTCCTGTTTCGCTGGCTCGTCCCTTACTTGTGCCATATCCCCGGTAATTAAAGATGAACACGGTGACGCCGAGTTGATGAAGTAACTGCAGGGTTTCAAGGCGATGCGAGATGTTGCCTGCATTGCCCATGCAGAAGAGCACAGCGGGTGCCTCAGCCTGTCCAGGGACCAGCCAACCCTGGAGTTGAGTAGCATCTGTGGCCGAGAAGTTTATCTCTTCGTAGCCAAGGCTAACTCTCGCCGGAGTCGCCATATGAAAAGGTTCGGGGAAATAAATAAAGTGTTGTTCGAGAGCGTTACGAAGAGGCATGGTAAAAACCAGGGCAGCTACCAGGTAGAGCAGGAGCCGGTAGCGAAATTTGCTGAAGAGGACAGTTCTCTTTGCAGAAGCCATTGGCCGATCATTTTCGCCAGAAGCTCGGGAAGACCAGAACCAGCACGGTAAACAGTTCCAGTCTTCCCAGGAGCATGCAGAAGGCAAGGACCAGCTTGCCGATGGCCGGGACATGGGCAAAGTTGTCAACAGGGCCAACACTGCCAAGGCCGGGGCCGATATTGCTCAGCGTTGCGATGACCGAGCCCCCCGCCGAATTGAGATCCATGCCGGTTGCTGCCATGACGAACGAGGCGGCGACGAAAACACCGAGATAGAGCGCAAAGAAGCCGAGAATCGATTGCATGACGTCTTTGTCGACCGGGCGATCGCCGAGCTTGACCAGGCGTACGGCGCGGGGGTGAATCAGGCGGTAAACCTGCACCTGGGCGTGTTTGAAGAGCAGCAGGATACGCGCGACTTTCATGCCTCCGCCGGTGGACCCTGCGCAGCCACCGATAAACATGAAGAAAACCAACAGGTACTGACAGAGCACCGGCCAGAGCTCATAGTCGGCCGTACCGAAGCCGGTGGTGGTGATGATCGAGACGACCTGGAAGGCACTGTAGCGCAGGTTGTCAAGAAAGCCCGGGTAGGTGCTGCCCATGTTGAGCATGGTGATCAGGGCCGCGCCGACAATGACCAGGGAACTATAGAAGAGGAACTCTTCATTGCGAATAAAATCGCCAATCTTGCCACGCAAGGCAAGGTAGTGCAGGGAGAAGTTGACCCCGGCCAGGAACATGAAAATAGTGATGATCCAATCGATGTAGGCACTATTGTACGCGGCAACAGAAGCGTTGCGCGTGGAGAAACCGCCGGTTGCCATGGTGGTGAAAGCGTGATTGAGACCGTCGAAGAAACTCATGCCTCCGGCCATCAGCAGCAGGATTTCGATGCAGGTCAAAAGGACGTAAACACCCCAGAGCAGTTTGGCCGTATCCTGGATGCGTGGTTTCAGACGGTCTGTGGTCGGCCCCGGAACTTCGGCTTTGAAGAGCTGCATGCCCCCGACGCCGAGCATGGGTAGAATCGCCAGCGAAAGCACTATGATTCCCATGCCGCCGAGCCATTGAGTCAGGGAACGCCACAGCAGCAGGCTGGGCGGCATGGCCTCAATGTCAGTGAGAATGGTCGAGCCGGTGGTTGTGAAGCCGCTCATGGTCTCGAAAAAAGCGTTGAGATAGGAAGGGATGGCTCCGGAAAAGACAAAAGGCAGGGCACCGAAAAGCGCAAAAAAAGTCCAGCCGAAGGTGACAATGGCAAACCCTTCGCGCACAGAAAGGTCTTTCTCCGAGTTGAACTGGCTGAACAGAATCCCGCCGCAGACCGCCGATATGATTGCGGACAGGATAAAGGCCCCCGAAGCACCATCACCGTAAATCCATGAGAAGGGCACCGGGAAGAGCAGGGCTATGGCCAGAAAAAGCAGCAGGGCACCGAGTATGCGCAGGGTCAGGGTGATGTTCATCTACTCGAAGAACCTTTCGACCTTGGCCAGGGCTTCCGGGAGAGCGAAGACCAGCACCCGGTCGCCGACTTTGATGCTGTTTTCGCCATCGGGGATCTCGTAGCTGTTTTTATGGACGATCGCACCGATGATAGCTCCACGAGGAAAGTTGAGGTCTTTGAGCGGTGTGTCGAGAACCTGACTCGTGCTCTTGATCTCGATTTCAAGCACCTCGGAGTTGCTGCCTTCGATCGTCGCGAGAGAGATGACGTTACCGCGCCGAGCGAATTTGAGAATCGCACTTGCCGCCGAGAGACGCGGTGAGACACAGGCGTCAACACCGAGTGAGGGCGCCAGGTCAAGGAACTCGGGGCGGTTGACCAGGCAAAGGGTCCGGTGCGCGCCGTGACGTTTGCAGAGCAGTGAGCAGAGAATGTTGGTTTCATCATTGTCCGTAGCTGCGATAACGACATCCGCGTCGGCGATGCCTTCATCGAGCAAGGCACGAATGTCCGTGCCCTCGGCATGAATGACCATGGTCTTCTGCAACTCTGCCGAGAGTTTCTCGCAACGCTCCTGATCACGTTCCACAAGGCGTACGTTGAACTGTCGTGCCTCCAGGTTGCGGGCTACGCGCAGGCCAATGCGACCCCCACCAAGGATAAAGGCTTTTCGCGAGCCCCTGCGTTTCTCTTCCTTGATTTGCAGCATATATTGAATCGCCGGGAGTTCTTCCTTGTGGGCGAAGATGAAGATACTGTCACCGACCTGGATGGTGTCGTCACCGCGGGGAATGATCGTCTGGCCCTGACGTGAGATGGCGACGACCACGAAGCGGTAGATGCCGCGAATCTCGCCCAGCTCTTTCAGGGTCAAGTCACAAAGGGGACTGTCTTCGGTAATCCGGTAGCCGAGAAACTGAATCTGACCGCCGACGAATTCGGCGACGTCAAAGGTGCCCGCGCGGCCGGCCAGATTGGCGAGCTCGTCGGCCACGGCATCATCCGGATTGATCATCAGGTCGATGCCGAGTTTGTCCTTGGAGAGCACGGCTCCCCGGCTCAGGTAATCGATACTCTTGACACGGGCGATACGTTTGCCGACGCCGTACTCACGGGCCAGCAGGCAGACCAGAATATTGACTTCGTCGAGGTCGGTAACGGCCATAACGATGTCGGCTTCTTTAATGCCGGCCTGTTCCATGGTCTCGGCGCTGGCGCCGTTACCAAGAACGCCAAGCACGTTGAGACGATCCTGGGCCTCATTGAGGTGCTCCTGGTCACGGTCGACCAGTGTCACCTCGTGCCCTTCCAGGGAAAGGCGTTCACAAAGAAAGTAGCCGACCTGGCCGGCTCCAACGATGAGTATGTTCATCTATAGTCCCTTGGATGTAAAAAAACAGCAAGGCGCCAGGATACCGCAGACCGCAGGCAGAGGAAACAAATTATACCTGTTTTTACTGTATTCCCTAGGCCGGATTCTGTATCCTGTGTTCATGCAGTTTTTCGCTGACATTCCTGAAGAGCAGTTGCGCCGTGAGCGCCAGAAGGCCCGTGAACTAAGGCGCTCTCAGTGGTGGCGAAACCGGATTGCCTCGGGGCTCTGCCACTACTGCGGCGGTCATTTTGCTCCTGCCGAGTTGACGCTGGATCATGTTGTCCCTCTGGTGCGTGGTGGGCGCAGCAGCAAAGGCAACTGTGTCGCGGCGTGCAAAGACTGCAATACCCGCAAGCGCGATCTGTTGCCTACCGAATGGCAGGAATATCTGGACAACCTGGTTTAACATTCCGCGGCCCTGCTAAAGCTCTTCAAATTGTTCCGGGTCATCATCGTCGCCATCATCAAGCTCGTCATCGTCGAGATCGTCAAAGTCTTCATCCATAAAGCGTTCCAGAAAACGCTGATTGCTGCGCAGGCGGCGCTGGGTCTTCTCCTGCAGCTCCGCAAGCTCCGGAAAGCGCTCTTCCTTGACCTCGCCTTCAGCTTGTTCCGTTTCAATGAACTTGTCTTGTTCTTCCGTCATTGCAATCCCTTTTTACATAATCGATAGAGGTCCAGATATTGCTCTGCCGCCTGCGTCCAGGACATATCCTGAGTCATTCCCTGGTGCCTTATCTTCTGCCAGAGCGGCGATTCGCTGTAAGCCTCCAGGGCTCTATCCAACCCCTGTAGAAGACTTGCGTACTGATATTTTTCAAAGACGAAACCATTTGCCGTTTCGGGTGCGATCCGTGGGTCGATAATCGTATCTGCGAGGCCGCCTGTTGCATGAACCAGAGGGATACAGCCGTAACGCAGAGCAATGAGCTGGCTAAGGCCGCAAGGCTCATAGCGGCTCGGCATCAGGAAAAGGTCACTGCCAGCATAGATCCGCCGTGACTGGGCATCGTCAAAGCGGAGCAGAACCTTGGCCTGGCCCGGATAAAAGTCAGCAGCCTCGGCCAGCCGCCGCTCGTAGTCCGGGTTTCCGGTGCCGAGGATGACCAGCTGCAAGTTCCGAGACAGGATCTTCTCCCAACTCCCCAGAACCAGTTCGATCCCTTTCTGGGTGTCAAGACGTGTGACCATGGCCACGATCGCCGTGTTGGGTGCTGTTTGCAGACCGAGTTCGTCCTGCAGCTTTTGTTTGCAGACAGCTTTACCAGAAAGGTCATCCGCAGAGTAGGCCTGCGGGAGAGTATGATCCTGGGCCGGAGTCCAGAGTTTGCCGTCCAGGCCGTTCAACAGCCCGTGCAGGTGGTCTGCACGCGAGCGTAGCAGGCCGTAGAGGCCCATCCCCTGTTCCGGGGTTTGGATCTCCCGACAGTAGGTCGGAGAGACGGTGTTGACCTGGCTGGCATAGCGGATCCCTGCTTTCAACAGGGAGAGCTTGCCATGAAATTCAATCCCGTCGGATGTCAGCAAACTTGAATCAATCCCCAGAGACTTTGCCGTTTGCAAAGGAAACACGCCCTGGTAGCCGAGGTTGTGAATACTGAAGAGAGTGCCGGTGCCGGCAAAGTACGGGTCACGCCTGAGTTGCTGATGCAGGTAAAGCGGGACTAGGCCTGTCTGCCAGTCGTGAGCATGAAT
This genomic interval carries:
- the glgA gene encoding glycogen synthase GlgA — protein: MKLLMVASEAAPFAKTGGLADVVGSLPPALCSLGHDVRLVMPWYRQVRTITGDLPLSQNKLSVSMGGHSYKVGYRTGEFQGVQVYFLDYPEYYNRDELYGEQGLDYPDNAERFGLLSSAAIELTRHLGFVPDVIHAHDWQTGLVPLYLHQQLRRDPYFAGTGTLFSIHNLGYQGVFPLQTAKSLGIDSSLLTSDGIEFHGKLSLLKAGIRYASQVNTVSPTYCREIQTPEQGMGLYGLLRSRADHLHGLLNGLDGKLWTPAQDHTLPQAYSADDLSGKAVCKQKLQDELGLQTAPNTAIVAMVTRLDTQKGIELVLGSWEKILSRNLQLVILGTGNPDYERRLAEAADFYPGQAKVLLRFDDAQSRRIYAGSDLFLMPSRYEPCGLSQLIALRYGCIPLVHATGGLADTIIDPRIAPETANGFVFEKYQYASLLQGLDRALEAYSESPLWQKIRHQGMTQDMSWTQAAEQYLDLYRLCKKGLQ
- a CDS encoding alpha/beta hydrolase yields the protein MASAKRTVLFSKFRYRLLLYLVAALVFTMPLRNALEQHFIYFPEPFHMATPARVSLGYEEINFSATDATQLQGWLVPGQAEAPAVLFCMGNAGNISHRLETLQLLHQLGVTVFIFNYRGYGTSKGRASETGTYSDLAGAMNFLNERGWPAERVILFGRSLGAAVSLEGSLHRTPAGLIMESPFTSIEAMGRHHYPLLSSLLGWLIGAKYNNLAKIADLEAPLLLIHGKNDSICPPSMAEELYARAPQEKQLLWIPEAGHNDGFVVGGKRYRDTLKQVIESWTGFTTEPDR
- the pgeF gene encoding peptidoglycan editing factor PgeF yields the protein MNTVKQGKIHYLQPDWVGQNRLVAGFTTRNGGCSRPPFNSLNLGFNSGDQMSQVEANRAAVARAFDLEPHLLLTVNQVHGTEILVIDESNLEVSHFQRVASDAIITNQRNILIGILVADCFPVILYDQKKQVAAVVHLGWRGTSAGLLGRTVKAMQEIFGCLATDLCAAIGPGIAAHRYEVDRPVRDAFRQGVGQWQRIVKEVTLGHWQLDLQKSVMLQLDEAGISRSVIDTVAECTCCHKETFFSYRRDEGRTGRQMGFALLR
- a CDS encoding TrkH family potassium uptake protein; its protein translation is MNITLTLRILGALLLFLAIALLFPVPFSWIYGDGASGAFILSAIISAVCGGILFSQFNSEKDLSVREGFAIVTFGWTFFALFGALPFVFSGAIPSYLNAFFETMSGFTTTGSTILTDIEAMPPSLLLWRSLTQWLGGMGIIVLSLAILPMLGVGGMQLFKAEVPGPTTDRLKPRIQDTAKLLWGVYVLLTCIEILLLMAGGMSFFDGLNHAFTTMATGGFSTRNASVAAYNSAYIDWIITIFMFLAGVNFSLHYLALRGKIGDFIRNEEFLFYSSLVIVGAALITMLNMGSTYPGFLDNLRYSAFQVVSIITTTGFGTADYELWPVLCQYLLVFFMFIGGCAGSTGGGMKVARILLLFKHAQVQVYRLIHPRAVRLVKLGDRPVDKDVMQSILGFFALYLGVFVAASFVMAATGMDLNSAGGSVIATLSNIGPGLGSVGPVDNFAHVPAIGKLVLAFCMLLGRLELFTVLVLVFPSFWRK
- a CDS encoding RluA family pseudouridine synthase gives rise to the protein MPEPRCFQVSPDDVSVRLDRFLDDNLPEVTRSQIKRLIDEGAVTLDGATSKAGIKLRGGEEIRVVLPEPVATAAQAEAIPLAVLYEDSALIVVNKPAHFVVHPAPGHQSGTLVNALLHHCQDLSGVGGELRPGIVHRLDKDTSGVMVATKDDQTHQHLASQFKDHTIQRRYRALVHGVVAANKGSIDQAIGRHPVHRKKMSTDARISRTAVTHWKVLRRYEEDRLTLVDLLLETGRTHQIRVHLTGMGSPVVGDPLYGGASRAKSISDTVLRKMIVHLERQFLHAWQLGFAHPDGRAMLFQAALPKELQEILSYLEEKYHYEPAALAIEACAGPVETAY
- a CDS encoding HNH endonuclease signature motif containing protein; this translates as MQFFADIPEEQLRRERQKARELRRSQWWRNRIASGLCHYCGGHFAPAELTLDHVVPLVRGGRSSKGNCVAACKDCNTRKRDLLPTEWQEYLDNLV
- a CDS encoding response regulator, which gives rise to MDNPHILIIEDDSSVCELLFACLSKAGYRVSIAQSGEAGLSQIEEDPPEAIVLDLNLPGMNGLDVCRAMRRDPWMSRIPVLMLTGQAEEDDVVAGLEVGADDYMTKPFSPKLLTARVKSLLRRRSSKPIPADGTVSAENSPESLMVKTLGRCELRVGNRSLSWTDEFSPAQRQLMAMLVGSSSGKISQEEVQVSLWPDSTSTRARSSFDSLLSRVRRTLDQTLAPFDSKKYLVVKRSYLCLEHSLIDAHEFRRLIRKANLQISAGEWWPAEITFSSAFSLWRGTFVPGDFGSDAAIIFQDELEQLYLDSSQTFARLLAQNERYEEAAKLLRDALRYEPTNDGVVRLLYSLCLAQDSPGKANQVIKQYSEALVRENFPAHDIEDALLDFPKEKPAQGWLNHS
- the trkA gene encoding Trk system potassium transporter TrkA; the encoded protein is MNILIVGAGQVGYFLCERLSLEGHEVTLVDRDQEHLNEAQDRLNVLGVLGNGASAETMEQAGIKEADIVMAVTDLDEVNILVCLLAREYGVGKRIARVKSIDYLSRGAVLSKDKLGIDLMINPDDAVADELANLAGRAGTFDVAEFVGGQIQFLGYRITEDSPLCDLTLKELGEIRGIYRFVVVAISRQGQTIIPRGDDTIQVGDSIFIFAHKEELPAIQYMLQIKEEKRRGSRKAFILGGGRIGLRVARNLEARQFNVRLVERDQERCEKLSAELQKTMVIHAEGTDIRALLDEGIADADVVIAATDNDETNILCSLLCKRHGAHRTLCLVNRPEFLDLAPSLGVDACVSPRLSAASAILKFARRGNVISLATIEGSNSEVLEIEIKSTSQVLDTPLKDLNFPRGAIIGAIVHKNSYEIPDGENSIKVGDRVLVFALPEALAKVERFFE